A genomic segment from Sphingomonas astaxanthinifaciens DSM 22298 encodes:
- the lpdA gene encoding dihydrolipoyl dehydrogenase: MAENYDLIVLGSGPGGYVAAIRAAQLGLKVAIVERELLGGICLNWGCIPTKALLRSAEILHYAQHADSYGLKLAGKIEADLAAVVKRSRGVAKQLNQGVTHLMKKNKITVHLGTGTMTGPTSMTVKGDKGEEQLSAKHVILAVGARARDLPFAPADGKRIWTYRHAMTPTEMPTRLLVIGSGAIGIEFASFYNDMGAEVTVVEMLDRIVPVEDAEISAQLEKSLTKQGITIMTGAGVESIAASASGVKAKIKGKDGKVADQDFSHCIVAVGIVPNTENVGIETLVEMDRGFIQIDPYGRTRSKGLWAIGDCTPGPWLAHKASHEGVTAAEAIAQELGNKEVHPHPLNRSAIPGCTYCHPQVASVGLTEAKAKEAGYEVRVGKFPFIGNGKAIALGETEGFIKTVVDAKTGELLGAHMIGAEVTELIQGYTVGKTAELLDEDFAQTIFPHPTLSEMMHESILAAQGRVIHI; encoded by the coding sequence ATGGCTGAGAATTACGACCTCATCGTGCTGGGCTCGGGGCCCGGCGGCTATGTCGCGGCGATCCGGGCGGCGCAGCTCGGGCTCAAGGTCGCCATCGTCGAGCGCGAGCTCCTGGGCGGCATCTGCCTCAACTGGGGGTGCATCCCGACCAAGGCGCTGCTCCGCTCGGCCGAGATCCTCCATTATGCGCAGCATGCCGACAGCTATGGCCTGAAGCTCGCGGGCAAGATCGAGGCCGATCTCGCGGCGGTGGTGAAGCGCAGCCGCGGCGTCGCCAAGCAGCTCAATCAGGGCGTCACGCACCTGATGAAGAAGAACAAGATCACCGTGCATCTGGGGACGGGGACGATGACCGGCCCGACCAGCATGACGGTGAAAGGCGACAAGGGCGAGGAACAGCTCAGCGCCAAGCATGTCATCCTGGCGGTGGGTGCGCGGGCCCGCGACCTTCCGTTCGCGCCGGCCGACGGCAAGCGGATCTGGACCTATCGCCACGCGATGACCCCGACCGAGATGCCGACCAGGCTGCTAGTCATCGGCTCGGGCGCGATCGGGATCGAGTTCGCGAGCTTCTACAACGACATGGGGGCGGAAGTGACCGTGGTCGAGATGCTCGACCGGATCGTGCCCGTCGAGGATGCCGAAATCTCCGCCCAGCTCGAGAAGAGCCTGACCAAGCAGGGCATCACCATCATGACCGGCGCGGGGGTTGAATCGATCGCCGCCTCGGCCTCGGGCGTGAAGGCGAAGATCAAGGGCAAGGACGGCAAGGTCGCCGATCAGGATTTCAGCCACTGCATCGTCGCGGTGGGGATCGTCCCCAATACCGAGAATGTGGGAATCGAGACGCTGGTCGAGATGGACCGCGGCTTCATCCAGATCGATCCCTATGGCCGGACCAGGTCCAAGGGGCTGTGGGCGATCGGCGACTGCACGCCGGGGCCGTGGCTGGCGCACAAGGCGAGCCACGAAGGCGTCACCGCTGCCGAAGCGATCGCGCAGGAGCTCGGCAACAAGGAGGTGCATCCGCATCCTCTCAATCGCTCGGCCATTCCGGGCTGCACCTACTGCCACCCGCAGGTCGCCAGCGTCGGGCTGACCGAGGCCAAGGCCAAGGAAGCGGGCTATGAGGTGCGGGTCGGCAAGTTCCCCTTCATCGGCAACGGCAAGGCGATCGCGCTCGGCGAGACCGAGGGCTTCATCAAGACGGTTGTCGACGCCAAGACCGGTGAACTGCTCGGCGCGCACATGATCGGGGCCGAAGTGACCGAGCTGATCCAGGGCTATACGGTCGGCAAGACCGCCGAACTCCTCGACGAGGATTTCGCGCAGACCATCTTCCCGCACCCGACGCTGAGCGAAATGATGCACGAAAGCATCCTCGCCGCGCAGGGGCGGGTGATTCACATCTGA
- a CDS encoding hotdog domain-containing protein has protein sequence MTRAPLIRTTAMPTDTNPYGGVFGGWLMGQMGLACGSFVSRRTGGKAILVAADALKFPGAMAVGDELSVYVEVLKEGRTSLRLKAEGIARERDGDKETLVAEGEFTFVALDENNRPRPIAAKEETHG, from the coding sequence GTGACCCGCGCTCCGCTTATCCGCACCACGGCCATGCCGACCGACACCAACCCCTATGGCGGCGTGTTCGGGGGGTGGCTTATGGGGCAGATGGGGCTGGCCTGCGGGAGCTTCGTGTCGCGGCGGACGGGCGGCAAGGCGATCCTGGTGGCGGCGGACGCGCTGAAATTTCCGGGCGCGATGGCGGTCGGCGACGAACTGTCGGTCTATGTCGAGGTGCTGAAGGAGGGACGGACCTCGCTCCGCCTCAAGGCCGAGGGCATCGCCCGCGAGCGCGACGGCGACAAAGAGACTTTGGTGGCGGAGGGGGAGTTCACCTTCGTCGCCCTGGACGAGAACAACCGGCCGCGGCCGATCGCGGCGAAGGAAGAGACACATGGCTGA
- a CDS encoding pyruvate dehydrogenase complex dihydrolipoamide acetyltransferase has protein sequence MAIELKMPALSPTMEEGTLAKWLVKEGDTVASGDILAEIETDKATMEFEAVDEGTVTKILVSEGTDGVKVGTPIALIGGEGEEAAAPAAAAPAAPAPAPKADAVPAKAEAPAPAPAAPAPAPVETPPAPAQPAAAPKAEGERIKASPLARKLAEAQGIDLSTLTGSGPGGRIVRADLGQAAGGAVAQPQAAAAPSSPAPAAAAAPAQPFTTDIPHEAVKLSNMRKTIARRLTEAKREIPHIYLTVDVRLDALLKLRSDLNAGLSGRGVKLSVNDLLIKALAVGLEAVPECNVSFTPDQLIKYSRSDIAVAVSIPGGLITPIIVDAGSKSVSRISTEMHELASRAKEGKLQPYEYQGGTASISNMGMFGIKQFDAVINPPQAMILAVGAGEKRPWVDGDAVTVATVMSITGSFDHRAIDGADGARLMKTLKELIESPLGLVA, from the coding sequence ATGGCGATCGAACTCAAGATGCCCGCGCTCAGCCCGACCATGGAGGAGGGCACGCTTGCCAAATGGCTAGTGAAGGAGGGGGACACGGTCGCCAGCGGCGACATCCTCGCCGAGATCGAGACCGACAAGGCGACGATGGAATTCGAGGCGGTCGACGAGGGGACCGTGACCAAGATCCTGGTGTCCGAAGGCACCGACGGGGTGAAGGTCGGAACCCCGATCGCGCTGATCGGCGGCGAGGGCGAGGAAGCGGCGGCTCCCGCGGCGGCCGCTCCTGCGGCTCCGGCGCCCGCGCCCAAGGCCGATGCGGTTCCGGCGAAGGCCGAGGCGCCCGCGCCCGCGCCCGCCGCACCGGCCCCCGCCCCGGTCGAAACGCCGCCCGCTCCGGCCCAGCCGGCCGCTGCGCCCAAGGCCGAGGGCGAGCGGATCAAGGCGAGCCCGCTCGCGCGCAAGCTGGCGGAAGCGCAGGGGATCGACCTGTCGACCCTCACGGGTTCAGGCCCGGGCGGGCGGATCGTTCGCGCCGACCTTGGCCAGGCCGCCGGGGGGGCAGTTGCCCAGCCGCAGGCCGCCGCCGCGCCGTCCAGCCCGGCCCCGGCCGCCGCTGCGGCTCCGGCCCAGCCCTTCACGACCGACATCCCGCACGAGGCGGTCAAGCTTTCGAACATGCGCAAGACGATCGCGCGGCGCCTGACCGAGGCGAAGCGCGAGATCCCGCACATCTACCTGACCGTCGACGTCCGCCTCGACGCACTCCTGAAGCTGCGCAGCGACCTCAACGCCGGCCTGTCGGGACGCGGGGTCAAGCTCAGCGTCAACGACCTCCTGATCAAGGCACTGGCAGTCGGTCTCGAGGCGGTGCCCGAGTGCAACGTCAGCTTCACCCCCGACCAGTTGATCAAGTACAGCCGCAGCGACATCGCGGTCGCGGTCAGCATCCCGGGCGGGCTCATCACCCCGATCATCGTCGACGCCGGTTCGAAGTCGGTGAGCCGCATCTCGACCGAGATGCACGAGCTCGCGAGCCGTGCGAAGGAAGGCAAGCTCCAGCCGTACGAATATCAGGGTGGCACCGCGAGCATCTCGAACATGGGCATGTTCGGGATCAAGCAGTTCGACGCGGTCATCAACCCGCCCCAGGCGATGATCCTTGCGGTCGGCGCGGGCGAGAAGCGTCCGTGGGTTGACGGCGACGCGGTGACGGTGGCGACCGTGATGAGCATCACCGGCAGCTTCGACCACCGCGCGATCGACGGCGCCGACGGGGCCAGGCTGATGAAGACGCTCAAGGAACTGATCGAAAGCCCGCTGGGTCTGGTGGCTTGA
- a CDS encoding universal stress protein — protein MATGKRTYLVVIDDSKEARVALRFAARRAAKTGGAIEVLAITEAQEFVQWGGVQAAMEEEQQLRIEARVAAALGDLPGIDGMKPDAILLQPGEPVAVVREIVSRRDDIAALVLGAAPAGDPGPLVTAFSGNDAGRLPCPVMVIPGGLSDERLEALS, from the coding sequence ATGGCCACCGGCAAGCGCACCTATCTGGTCGTGATCGACGACAGCAAGGAGGCCCGCGTCGCCTTGCGCTTCGCCGCCCGCCGGGCCGCCAAGACGGGCGGCGCGATCGAGGTGCTGGCAATCACCGAGGCGCAGGAATTCGTCCAGTGGGGCGGGGTGCAGGCCGCGATGGAGGAAGAACAGCAACTCCGCATCGAGGCCCGCGTCGCCGCCGCTCTGGGCGACCTTCCGGGCATCGACGGGATGAAGCCCGACGCGATCCTGCTCCAGCCGGGCGAACCCGTCGCGGTGGTCCGCGAGATCGTGTCGCGCCGCGACGACATCGCCGCCCTCGTCCTCGGCGCCGCCCCGGCCGGCGACCCCGGCCCGCTCGTCACCGCCTTCTCCGGCAATGACGCGGGCCGCCTGCCCTGCCCCGTGATGGTCATTCCCGGCGGCCTCAGTGACGAGCGGCTCGAAGCGCTGAGCTAA
- a CDS encoding GAF domain-containing protein, whose product MYDFKIAAADKATLYDDLAQALDGLTAGESDAIANMANTAALIWETLPDLNWAGFYRNVGGELVLGPFQGRAACIRIPFGRGVCGAAAETLKVQRVEDVHAFPGHIACDAASQSELVVPIVRNGELIAVLDLDSPQKARFDAEDEAGCVKLCEVLAKRL is encoded by the coding sequence ATGTACGACTTCAAGATCGCTGCCGCCGACAAGGCGACGCTCTACGACGACCTCGCCCAGGCCCTCGACGGGCTGACCGCTGGCGAGAGCGACGCCATCGCCAACATGGCCAATACGGCGGCGCTGATCTGGGAAACGCTGCCCGACCTCAACTGGGCCGGCTTCTATCGGAACGTCGGCGGCGAACTGGTGCTGGGGCCGTTCCAGGGCCGCGCGGCCTGCATCCGCATCCCGTTCGGGCGCGGGGTATGCGGAGCGGCGGCCGAGACGCTGAAGGTCCAGCGGGTCGAGGACGTCCACGCCTTCCCCGGCCACATCGCCTGTGACGCTGCGAGCCAGAGCGAGCTGGTGGTGCCGATCGTCCGCAATGGCGAGCTGATCGCCGTGCTCGACCTCGACAGCCCGCAAAAAGCCCGCTTCGACGCGGAGGACGAGGCGGGCTGCGTGAAACTTTGTGAGGTATTGGCGAAGCGGCTCTGA
- a CDS encoding DUF4112 domain-containing protein produces the protein MSVRPQALRRDLPLGREPSHVRQRIEALEHLLEGLVTIPGTSKKVGLDVLLDFVPGVGPTVAAGLGAYLAWEARNLGMSKWQITRMGSNIGIDWLLGLIPFVGAIPDYFFRSNTRNLRMIKRHLDKHHPSTVTLDVPAR, from the coding sequence ATGAGCGTCAGACCCCAGGCCCTTCGCCGCGACTTGCCCCTTGGCCGCGAGCCGTCCCACGTCCGCCAGCGGATCGAGGCGCTCGAGCATCTGCTCGAGGGGCTGGTGACGATCCCCGGCACCAGCAAGAAGGTGGGGTTGGACGTGTTGCTGGACTTCGTGCCCGGCGTGGGACCGACGGTGGCGGCGGGGCTGGGTGCCTATCTGGCCTGGGAAGCGCGCAACCTCGGTATGTCCAAGTGGCAGATCACTCGCATGGGGAGCAATATCGGGATCGACTGGCTGCTCGGCCTGATCCCGTTCGTCGGCGCGATCCCCGACTATTTCTTCCGCTCGAACACCCGCAACCTCCGGATGATCAAGCGGCATCTCGACAAGCATCACCCCTCGACCGTGACGCTCGACGTGCCGGCCCGCTAG
- a CDS encoding ABC transporter substrate-binding protein, whose protein sequence is MPLLVLAALGGCRNQDNEAVSATVIGDRPPALGDPVAKPLSPADLVLVGNVAQGLVRFDAAGNIAPGLAERWAVSDDGLSYVFRLQKTNWSDGRKVRARDVVRLLQRQLARAGRDPVRDSIGAIAQVVAMTDRVIAIELNAPRPHLLQLLAQPEFGLVSNDQGTGPFKATRKDEALLLSRTLPGFDGDQDQKQEVALSAAPAERAVKAFVDGQTELVLGGTVGDLAVALGAKLPRGALRLDPVAGLFGLVPARKDGPAADPEVRALLDEALDRAALVGALGVPDLQPRATILQPGLDGVSAPAQPAWSASPMTPERRQLLVETGDRLFPRPSGAQQPPTLEPPRPILVALPPGPGGAIILQRLKADWEPLGHLTVAAAKPGGPADFRWVDSVAPSTSPAWFLRSFRCEFVPICSEEADKLLDAARLTGFVPQRNAFFADAERMMRESVLFIPVAAPVRWSLVGRGIDGFSENRFARHTLTDLRAKRGTQD, encoded by the coding sequence ATGCCCCTGCTGGTGCTGGCCGCGCTCGGGGGATGCCGCAACCAGGACAATGAAGCGGTCAGCGCGACCGTGATCGGCGATCGCCCGCCGGCGCTAGGCGATCCGGTCGCGAAGCCGTTGTCGCCCGCCGATCTGGTGCTGGTCGGCAATGTCGCGCAGGGGCTGGTCCGGTTCGACGCGGCGGGCAATATCGCGCCCGGCCTCGCCGAGCGCTGGGCGGTCAGCGACGACGGCCTGAGCTACGTCTTCCGGCTCCAGAAGACGAACTGGAGCGACGGCCGCAAGGTCCGCGCCCGCGACGTGGTGCGGCTGCTCCAGCGCCAGCTTGCCCGTGCCGGGCGCGATCCTGTGCGCGATTCGATCGGCGCGATCGCCCAGGTGGTGGCGATGACCGATCGGGTGATCGCGATCGAACTGAACGCGCCGCGGCCGCATCTTCTGCAGCTGCTGGCCCAGCCCGAGTTCGGGCTTGTCAGCAACGACCAGGGGACCGGCCCGTTCAAGGCGACCCGCAAGGACGAGGCGCTGCTGCTGAGCCGGACGCTGCCGGGGTTCGACGGCGACCAGGACCAGAAGCAGGAAGTCGCGCTTTCGGCGGCCCCGGCCGAGCGGGCGGTCAAGGCGTTCGTCGACGGCCAGACCGAGCTGGTGCTCGGCGGCACGGTCGGCGACCTCGCGGTGGCGCTGGGCGCGAAGTTGCCGCGTGGCGCGCTCCGGCTCGATCCGGTTGCGGGGCTGTTCGGGCTGGTCCCGGCGCGCAAGGACGGCCCGGCCGCCGATCCCGAAGTCCGCGCCCTGCTCGACGAAGCGCTCGACCGCGCGGCGCTGGTCGGGGCACTTGGCGTTCCCGATCTCCAGCCGCGCGCGACCATCCTCCAACCGGGGCTCGATGGGGTTAGTGCGCCCGCCCAGCCGGCCTGGTCGGCAAGCCCGATGACGCCCGAGCGCCGCCAGCTGCTGGTCGAGACCGGCGACCGCCTCTTTCCCCGGCCGAGCGGAGCGCAGCAGCCGCCGACCCTGGAGCCGCCGCGCCCGATCCTGGTCGCGCTTCCGCCGGGGCCGGGCGGGGCGATCATCCTGCAGCGACTCAAGGCCGACTGGGAGCCGCTCGGCCATCTGACGGTGGCGGCGGCGAAGCCCGGCGGACCGGCCGATTTCCGGTGGGTCGATTCGGTCGCGCCTTCGACCTCGCCCGCCTGGTTCCTGCGCAGCTTCCGCTGCGAGTTCGTGCCGATCTGCTCGGAGGAAGCGGACAAGTTGCTCGACGCGGCCCGGCTGACGGGGTTTGTCCCCCAGCGCAACGCCTTCTTCGCCGATGCCGAGCGGATGATGCGCGAGTCCGTGCTGTTCATCCCGGTCGCGGCACCGGTCCGCTGGTCGCTCGTCGGGCGCGGAATCGATGGTTTCAGCGAGAATCGCTTCGCCCGCCACACGCTGACGGACTTGCGTGCCAAGCGCGGCACCCAAGATTAG
- a CDS encoding transglycosylase domain-containing protein, with amino-acid sequence MADRDSPWQRGGRNIEDLPDPFAAPLFGAPPTVKRLNWWQRREQRLAEASREQAVFPTEPGAAEPPPPPTRPSNRRRYWRWGFTAFGALLLVILLWLVVTAPLSRALEPLPDPAMLIVSSEGRAIARRGAIKEAPVEVAKLNPHTPAAFVAIEDRRFYRHWGIDPRAIARAMVANFRAGGVRQGGSTLTQQLAKTSFLNGDRSLKRKAQEVIIAFWLEGWLTKDEILSRYLSSVYFGDGVYGLRAASHHYFGREPERLSLAQSAMLAGLVQAPSRLAPTRNLAGAQKRSRLVLAAMADTGVISPARARATVPARPIRQLEKVPTGTYFADWVAPQAAQAFESDFGEVKVRTTLDADLQRLATRAVANAPLGPGVQAALVAMRPDGRVVAMVGGRSYKDSTFNRATQARRQPGSAFKLFVYLAAMRAGYTPSTILQDRPITIDGWTPANSDGVYRGPIPLRAAFARSSNAATVRLSEAVGRANVLRTARELGISSPLPDTPSVALGTAGVSLLELTSAYAAVAGGRYPVAATGLPLVPAKDEAPGFTASFFGRGGQLDEARDWRPMLDILWAAANEGTGRRAALSTPTFGKTGTSQDNRDALFVGFAGDLVVGVWVGRDDNKSLGRDVSGGTTPAQIWRSFMAPALSIDGRGASSLPAGYRVPRRTAASAPAADTSLDDFIAGAAKAIEEMFGSGR; translated from the coding sequence ATGGCGGATCGCGACTCACCCTGGCAGCGCGGCGGACGCAACATCGAGGATCTTCCCGATCCCTTTGCCGCACCCCTGTTCGGCGCGCCGCCGACGGTGAAGCGCCTCAACTGGTGGCAGCGCCGTGAGCAGCGCCTGGCGGAGGCCAGCCGCGAGCAGGCGGTCTTTCCGACCGAGCCCGGGGCCGCCGAGCCCCCGCCGCCCCCCACGCGGCCGTCGAATCGCCGCCGCTACTGGCGCTGGGGCTTCACCGCGTTCGGCGCGCTCCTCCTCGTTATCCTGCTCTGGCTGGTCGTCACCGCGCCCTTGAGCCGTGCGCTCGAGCCGCTGCCCGACCCGGCCATGCTGATCGTCTCGAGCGAGGGGCGGGCCATCGCCCGCCGCGGCGCGATCAAGGAAGCGCCGGTCGAGGTCGCGAAGCTCAATCCCCACACCCCGGCCGCCTTCGTCGCGATCGAGGACCGCCGCTTCTACCGCCATTGGGGGATCGATCCGCGTGCCATCGCCCGCGCGATGGTCGCCAACTTCCGCGCCGGCGGGGTCCGCCAGGGCGGCTCGACGCTCACCCAGCAGCTTGCCAAGACCAGCTTCCTGAACGGTGACCGGAGCCTCAAGCGCAAGGCGCAGGAGGTGATCATCGCCTTCTGGCTCGAAGGCTGGCTGACCAAGGACGAGATCCTCTCGCGCTACCTGTCGTCGGTCTATTTCGGCGACGGCGTCTATGGCCTGCGGGCCGCCTCGCATCATTATTTCGGCCGCGAGCCCGAGCGGCTGAGCCTCGCCCAGTCGGCGATGCTCGCCGGGCTCGTTCAGGCGCCGAGCCGCCTCGCCCCAACCCGCAACCTCGCCGGCGCCCAGAAGCGCAGCCGGCTGGTGCTCGCGGCGATGGCGGATACCGGCGTCATTTCGCCCGCGCGAGCCCGCGCGACCGTGCCCGCCCGCCCGATCCGGCAGCTCGAGAAGGTGCCCACCGGCACCTATTTCGCCGACTGGGTCGCGCCTCAGGCCGCCCAGGCCTTCGAGAGCGACTTCGGTGAGGTGAAGGTCCGGACCACCCTCGACGCCGACCTTCAGCGCCTCGCCACCCGCGCGGTCGCCAACGCCCCGCTCGGGCCCGGCGTCCAGGCGGCGCTGGTCGCGATGCGCCCTGACGGGCGGGTCGTGGCGATGGTCGGCGGCCGCTCCTACAAGGATTCGACCTTCAACCGCGCAACCCAAGCGCGGCGCCAGCCGGGCTCGGCCTTTAAGCTGTTCGTCTATCTCGCGGCGATGCGCGCGGGCTACACGCCCAGCACGATCCTGCAGGACAGGCCGATCACCATCGACGGCTGGACCCCGGCCAACAGCGACGGCGTCTATCGCGGCCCCATCCCCTTGCGCGCCGCCTTCGCCCGGTCGAGCAACGCCGCGACCGTCCGCCTGTCCGAAGCCGTCGGCCGGGCCAATGTCCTGCGCACCGCGCGCGAACTGGGCATCAGCTCGCCGCTCCCCGACACGCCCAGCGTCGCGCTCGGCACCGCGGGCGTTAGCCTGCTCGAGCTGACCTCGGCCTATGCCGCGGTCGCCGGGGGCCGCTATCCCGTCGCGGCGACCGGCCTGCCGCTGGTCCCGGCCAAGGACGAAGCGCCGGGCTTCACCGCCTCCTTCTTCGGCCGTGGCGGACAGCTGGACGAGGCGCGCGACTGGCGCCCGATGCTCGACATCCTGTGGGCCGCCGCCAACGAGGGCACGGGCAGGCGCGCGGCGCTTTCCACTCCGACCTTCGGCAAGACCGGCACCAGCCAGGACAATCGCGACGCCCTGTTCGTCGGCTTCGCGGGCGATCTCGTGGTCGGCGTGTGGGTCGGGCGCGACGACAACAAGTCGCTTGGGCGCGACGTGTCGGGCGGGACCACCCCCGCGCAGATCTGGCGCAGCTTCATGGCCCCCGCGCTCAGCATCGATGGCCGAGGCGCTTCCTCGCTCCCCGCCGGCTACCGAGTCCCGCGCCGCACCGCCGCGTCGGCGCCGGCCGCCGATACCAGCCTCGACGACTTCATCGCCGGCGCCGCCAAGGCCATCGAGGAGATGTTCGGCAGCGGACGCTGA
- a CDS encoding Flp family type IVb pilin gives MTNFIKMLNNEDGATAIEYGLIAALIAVAAITALTNIGGNLNKTFSNVASNLNK, from the coding sequence ATGACCAATTTCATCAAGATGCTGAACAACGAAGATGGTGCCACCGCGATCGAGTACGGCCTGATTGCCGCCCTCATCGCCGTTGCCGCGATCACCGCGCTCACCAACATCGGCGGCAACCTGAACAAGACGTTCTCGAACGTCGCTTCGAACCTGAACAAGTAA
- a CDS encoding Flp family type IVb pilin, whose product MTSFIKLLTNDDGATAIEYGLIAALIAVAAITALTSIGTNLNTTFSNVASNLNK is encoded by the coding sequence ATGACAAGCTTTATCAAGCTGCTGACCAACGACGACGGCGCCACCGCCATCGAATATGGCCTGATCGCCGCGCTCATCGCGGTTGCCGCGATCACCGCGCTGACCAGCATCGGCACCAACCTCAACACCACTTTCAGCAACGTCGCCAGCAACCTCAACAAGTAG
- a CDS encoding TIGR02300 family protein: MVKPEWGAKRTCPKCATRFYDLGKDDPVTCIECGTTFVPEPVLKSKQPMPFEQVSTTAAPAQQADSDLGAEDLALPDEDEEPSADDEVDLSTGDDDLGVEAASDDEENL, from the coding sequence ATGGTGAAGCCCGAGTGGGGCGCCAAGCGCACCTGCCCCAAATGTGCCACTCGTTTCTACGACCTCGGCAAGGATGACCCGGTCACCTGCATCGAGTGCGGCACGACCTTCGTTCCCGAGCCCGTGCTCAAGTCCAAGCAGCCGATGCCGTTCGAGCAGGTCTCGACCACCGCGGCCCCGGCCCAGCAGGCGGACAGCGATCTCGGTGCCGAGGATCTGGCCCTGCCCGACGAGGACGAGGAGCCCAGCGCCGACGATGAGGTCGATCTGTCGACCGGCGACGACGACCTCGGGGTCGAGGCGGCGAGCGACGACGAAGAAAATCTCTAG
- the cmk gene encoding (d)CMP kinase, whose amino-acid sequence MSDRPLVIAVDGPAASGKGTIAKGLAQHFGLPHLDTGKLYRAAALALLRHDGDPESEFSAVRAAQDIAGLLDDPELKSEMVGGIASRISAYPAVRAALLERQREFAAQPSGAVLDGRDIGTVIAPDATAKLFVTASSEERARRRHAELSASGLPVHLADVLIDIRARDERDSHRSAAPLVQAGDALLLDTTSLDPAAALAEAIRLVESRLRS is encoded by the coding sequence ATGTCCGATCGCCCGCTCGTCATCGCCGTGGACGGCCCCGCCGCCAGCGGCAAGGGGACCATCGCCAAGGGCCTCGCCCAGCATTTCGGCCTGCCCCATCTCGACACCGGCAAGCTCTATCGCGCGGCCGCGCTGGCGCTGCTGCGCCACGACGGCGACCCCGAGAGCGAATTCTCCGCGGTCCGTGCGGCACAGGACATCGCCGGCCTGCTCGACGATCCCGAGCTCAAGAGCGAGATGGTCGGCGGGATCGCCAGCCGGATCAGCGCCTACCCCGCGGTCCGCGCCGCCCTGCTCGAGCGGCAGCGCGAATTCGCGGCGCAACCCTCGGGCGCGGTCCTCGACGGGCGCGACATCGGCACCGTCATCGCGCCGGATGCGACCGCCAAGCTGTTCGTCACCGCCTCCTCGGAGGAGCGCGCCCGCCGCCGCCACGCCGAGCTCTCCGCCAGCGGCCTACCCGTCCATCTCGCCGACGTGCTGATCGACATCCGCGCCCGCGACGAGCGCGACTCGCACCGCTCGGCCGCGCCGCTGGTCCAGGCCGGGGACGCGCTTCTTCTCGACACCACCAGCCTCGATCCCGCCGCCGCGCTGGCCGAGGCGATCCGGCTGGTCGAAAGCCGCCTTCGCTCCTAA